In a single window of the Natronosalvus caseinilyticus genome:
- a CDS encoding VOC family protein, translating into MAGIVFFGTESLESIVDFYVEELGAERWLEQPDCTILSSDNLLIGFCARENADTDGTITFVFDTASEVDAMYEHLADRARGEPVENDRYRIYQFFAEDPEGRTLEFQTFRHETDSL; encoded by the coding sequence ATGGCCGGCATCGTCTTCTTCGGCACCGAATCGCTCGAGTCGATCGTCGACTTTTACGTCGAGGAGCTCGGCGCGGAACGGTGGCTCGAACAGCCCGACTGTACGATCCTCTCCTCCGACAACCTCCTTATCGGATTCTGTGCTCGCGAGAACGCCGACACGGACGGGACGATCACGTTCGTCTTCGACACCGCGAGCGAGGTCGACGCGATGTACGAACACCTCGCGGATCGGGCGCGCGGGGAACCGGTCGAGAACGATCGCTATCGAATCTACCAGTTCTTCGCCGAGGATCCGGAGGGACGGACGCTCGAGTTTCAGACGTTTCGTCACGAGACTGATTCGCTGTAA
- a CDS encoding AIR synthase family protein, with amino-acid sequence MPGKVHPDDLVAHVFGRTGDADESVLQGPATGEDAAAIDWPGGHLVVSSDPISLAASEVGTLGVHVVCNDVAASGADPRWLTTVILLPPSAADDGDDTLETVTHDLDAAARSLGATIVGGHSEYVDALERPLVSLTAMGAADRVLETGSAKPGDHVLLTKAAAIEGTAILAADFGEQLDVDETARSSAEAFLSEISVVPDARVLREYATAMHDPTEGGVTAGLLELAQASGVRLEVDRDAIPVRSETATLCAAAGVDPLRIFGSGALLATVPDDDLQACLDAVSTADLEATVVGRVRALEGDAERPSLVLDGESIADPVMDDLYSLWEESDA; translated from the coding sequence ATGCCCGGCAAAGTCCACCCCGACGACCTCGTGGCGCACGTCTTCGGCCGAACCGGTGACGCCGATGAGTCGGTCTTGCAGGGTCCCGCGACGGGCGAGGACGCGGCGGCCATCGACTGGCCCGGCGGCCACCTCGTCGTGAGTTCCGACCCCATCTCACTCGCTGCCAGCGAAGTCGGCACCCTCGGCGTTCACGTCGTCTGCAACGACGTCGCCGCCAGCGGGGCCGACCCCCGCTGGCTCACGACCGTCATCCTGCTCCCCCCGTCGGCGGCCGACGACGGGGACGACACCCTCGAGACCGTCACCCACGACCTGGACGCCGCCGCTCGCTCGCTGGGGGCGACCATCGTCGGCGGCCACTCCGAGTACGTCGACGCCCTCGAGCGACCCCTGGTCTCGCTGACCGCGATGGGCGCCGCCGACCGCGTTCTCGAGACCGGTAGTGCCAAACCGGGCGACCACGTCCTTTTGACGAAAGCCGCCGCCATCGAGGGGACCGCCATCCTGGCGGCGGACTTCGGCGAACAACTCGACGTCGACGAGACCGCGCGCTCGAGCGCCGAGGCGTTCCTGTCGGAGATTAGCGTCGTCCCCGACGCCCGAGTCCTCCGAGAGTACGCGACTGCGATGCACGACCCGACCGAGGGCGGCGTGACGGCCGGCCTGCTCGAACTCGCCCAGGCCTCGGGCGTTCGACTCGAGGTCGACCGCGACGCGATTCCGGTCCGGTCGGAGACGGCGACCCTCTGTGCGGCAGCCGGGGTCGACCCGCTCCGGATCTTCGGCTCTGGAGCACTGCTCGCGACGGTTCCCGACGACGACCTCCAGGCGTGTCTCGACGCAGTTTCGACGGCCGACCTCGAGGCGACGGTCGTCGGTCGCGTCCGGGCACTCGAGGGCGACGCCGAACGACCGTCGCTCGTTCTGGACGGGGAATCGATCGCCGACCCGGTGATGGACGACCTCTATTCGCTCTGGGAGGAGAGCGACGCCTGA
- a CDS encoding CopG family ribbon-helix-helix protein, with product MAVVSVSMPDALLERIDQFADDHGYTGRSEVVREASRNLLGEFEDTRLEDRELMGIVTVMFDYETTSVEERMMRLRHEHESLVASNFHSHVGDHFCMELFVLEGSLEDISTFVGKIRATKDVLSVDYSVNPVDGLETISE from the coding sequence ATGGCCGTCGTAAGCGTCTCGATGCCGGATGCGTTGCTCGAGCGAATCGATCAGTTCGCCGACGATCACGGGTACACGGGTCGGAGCGAAGTCGTCAGGGAAGCCTCCCGAAACCTCCTCGGCGAGTTCGAGGACACCCGACTCGAGGACCGCGAACTCATGGGCATCGTCACCGTCATGTTCGACTACGAGACGACCAGCGTCGAGGAGCGGATGATGCGCCTCCGCCACGAACACGAGTCGCTCGTCGCCTCGAACTTCCACAGCCACGTCGGCGATCACTTCTGTATGGAACTGTTCGTCCTGGAGGGCTCGCTCGAGGACATCTCGACGTTCGTCGGCAAGATCCGGGCGACCAAAGACGTCCTCTCGGTCGATTACTCGGTCAATCCGGTCGACGGACTTGAGACGATTAGCGAGTGA
- a CDS encoding carbohydrate ABC transporter permease: MSTEQGSSGPTRESKRSGPFVAITRWMENLGETGFAYLLLTPVFVLLGAIALYPLLRTLEMSLFTDLIGAGSGEFVGLDHYVSLFTGDADRWLPGSSTFLPTDLTSSAMFRSALMVTLIFTFVSVFFETIIGFGQALVLDQDFRGRSWVRVAIIIPWAIPIVIQGMIFYLMFHPSTGFAADLIAALGIVAQENTLNDPSSGLIIVTVADIWKTSAFMALLILAGLQSIDRSLYDVAKVSGATRWQQFKLITFPLILPTLGIAILFRTIDAMRVYGLIDSTAGCTAVPSLTCMVVATFTSQRGLASAIAFVTAGIIGAVVLIVVYQQYREGL; encoded by the coding sequence ATGAGCACCGAACAGGGATCGAGCGGCCCGACGCGCGAATCGAAGCGGTCGGGACCGTTCGTCGCGATCACCAGGTGGATGGAGAACCTCGGCGAGACCGGCTTCGCCTACCTCCTGTTGACGCCCGTCTTCGTCCTCCTCGGAGCCATCGCGCTGTACCCGCTCTTGCGAACACTCGAGATGTCGCTGTTCACGGACCTCATCGGCGCGGGATCGGGGGAGTTCGTCGGCCTCGATCACTACGTGAGTCTGTTCACCGGCGACGCGGATCGGTGGCTCCCCGGATCGTCGACGTTCCTGCCGACTGACCTCACCAGCAGCGCGATGTTCCGAAGCGCCCTGATGGTGACGCTCATCTTCACGTTCGTGAGCGTCTTCTTCGAGACGATCATCGGATTCGGCCAGGCGCTCGTCCTCGACCAGGACTTCCGGGGCCGGAGCTGGGTTCGCGTGGCCATCATCATCCCGTGGGCGATCCCCATCGTCATTCAGGGGATGATCTTCTACCTGATGTTCCACCCGAGCACCGGGTTCGCCGCCGACCTGATCGCCGCGCTCGGCATCGTCGCCCAGGAGAACACGCTGAACGATCCCTCGAGCGGACTGATCATCGTCACGGTCGCGGACATCTGGAAGACCTCGGCGTTCATGGCCCTGCTCATTCTCGCCGGCCTCCAGAGCATCGATCGGAGCCTCTACGACGTCGCGAAGGTGTCGGGCGCCACGCGCTGGCAGCAGTTCAAGCTCATCACGTTCCCGCTCATCCTGCCGACGCTGGGCATCGCCATCCTGTTCCGGACGATCGACGCCATGCGCGTCTACGGCCTGATCGACTCGACGGCCGGCTGTACGGCCGTCCCGTCGCTTACGTGCATGGTCGTTGCGACGTTCACGAGCCAGCGTGGGCTCGCCTCGGCGATCGCGTTCGTCACGGCGGGCATCATCGGTGCAGTCGTGTTGATCGTCGTCTACCAGCAGTACAGGGAGGGATTGTAG
- a CDS encoding extracellular solute-binding protein, translating to MSGNRPRNAPRSRVSRRTFVAAAGASGAVGLAGCIYGGGGDDSEGTVSFGFDPSAANEVGDDIESLYHENGLSEDIEIEFRPGADNSDERRDNYQTALDTGEAEPDLMLMDNGWVNVFIQQGLIANLNEELEEEDVQRVNDEYFEGFTATARDPESEDLYGVPLFPDFPVMIYRKDYAREAGYEDGDFETWATEPITWEEWSNLAEEVVDASGAEFGLSTQWDVYEGTSCCTFNEVLSSWGGAYFGGPDNLFGPVGDRPVTVDEPEFVDSLRMMRTFVDPEYGDALEGYASGVAPSDITSWTEDESLPEFENGNAAFHRNWPYAIRAAAEEHGVDNVGTMPIPYAVTEDEANQSGTGGTTSALGGWHIVLNPNSNNLEQAREVLRVSMEDDLLLGILDIWGWLPPKPELFESEEAESIEPMGAYMNTLRLAGENTMPRPVTEVWGTESTRIAEEANSAVSGSKDPEDAAADLQSALEDIESG from the coding sequence ATGTCTGGAAATCGGCCCCGAAACGCGCCACGCTCGCGGGTCTCCCGTCGGACGTTCGTCGCCGCAGCGGGTGCCTCCGGTGCGGTGGGACTTGCCGGGTGCATCTACGGCGGCGGTGGTGACGACTCCGAGGGAACGGTCTCGTTCGGCTTCGACCCGAGCGCAGCGAACGAGGTCGGCGACGATATCGAGAGCCTGTACCACGAGAATGGGCTGAGCGAGGACATCGAGATCGAGTTCCGCCCCGGGGCAGACAACAGCGACGAACGCCGGGACAACTACCAGACGGCCCTCGACACCGGGGAAGCCGAACCCGACCTGATGCTGATGGACAACGGCTGGGTCAACGTCTTCATTCAGCAGGGACTCATCGCGAACCTGAACGAGGAACTCGAGGAGGAAGACGTCCAGCGCGTCAACGACGAGTACTTCGAGGGGTTCACCGCGACGGCTCGCGACCCCGAATCCGAGGACCTCTACGGCGTACCGCTCTTTCCGGACTTCCCGGTGATGATCTACCGAAAGGACTACGCCCGCGAGGCCGGCTACGAGGACGGCGACTTCGAGACCTGGGCCACCGAACCCATAACCTGGGAGGAGTGGTCGAATCTCGCGGAGGAAGTCGTCGACGCCTCCGGCGCCGAGTTCGGCCTCTCGACGCAGTGGGACGTCTACGAGGGAACGTCCTGCTGTACGTTCAACGAGGTGTTGAGTTCCTGGGGCGGCGCGTACTTCGGCGGGCCGGACAACCTGTTCGGTCCGGTCGGCGACCGGCCGGTCACCGTCGACGAGCCCGAGTTCGTGGACTCGCTGCGGATGATGCGAACCTTCGTCGATCCGGAGTACGGCGACGCGCTCGAGGGCTACGCCTCCGGCGTCGCCCCCTCCGACATCACCTCCTGGACCGAAGACGAGTCCCTGCCCGAGTTCGAGAACGGCAACGCGGCGTTTCACCGCAACTGGCCGTACGCGATCCGCGCCGCTGCCGAGGAACACGGCGTCGACAACGTCGGGACGATGCCGATTCCCTACGCCGTCACCGAGGACGAGGCGAACCAGTCCGGTACCGGCGGGACGACCTCCGCCCTCGGTGGCTGGCACATCGTGCTCAACCCGAACTCGAACAACCTCGAGCAGGCCCGCGAGGTGTTGCGGGTGTCGATGGAGGACGACTTGCTGCTGGGCATCCTCGACATCTGGGGCTGGCTCCCGCCCAAGCCCGAACTCTTCGAGTCCGAGGAGGCCGAGAGCATCGAGCCGATGGGCGCGTACATGAACACGCTTCGCCTCGCCGGCGAGAACACGATGCCCCGTCCCGTCACGGAGGTCTGGGGCACCGAGTCGACGCGGATCGCCGAGGAGGCCAACAGCGCAGTTTCTGGCTCGAAGGATCCCGAGGACGCTGCCGCGGACCTCCAATCAGCGCTCGAGGACATCGAATCGGGGTGA
- a CDS encoding DUF998 domain-containing protein → MTDYRSLAIRCGVAAPTVALAGIVLSTFVATPETFTWRTRALSDMGRVTARTFWLFNGGLVLGGLFGTPFVALLWTRARNRLERIGIALTGVAVLCMVGVGIFFLGHTAYYLESSLHGLAALTVFGVAPVAQLLTGTGQVLAGDRWVAIASIWLGVTHLLGWLGWLLVRSTAPDPGRWFAVPEFVAAVAFGAWILILARTAAARSGTRGGS, encoded by the coding sequence ATGACCGACTATCGCTCGCTGGCGATCCGCTGTGGCGTCGCCGCCCCGACCGTCGCCCTGGCCGGAATCGTCCTGTCGACGTTCGTCGCGACTCCCGAGACGTTCACCTGGCGAACGCGCGCACTTTCGGACATGGGCCGAGTCACTGCACGAACGTTCTGGCTGTTCAACGGCGGTCTCGTCCTCGGTGGCCTCTTCGGTACACCGTTCGTCGCCCTGCTCTGGACGCGTGCTCGCAATCGGCTCGAGCGGATCGGTATCGCGCTCACCGGTGTCGCCGTCCTCTGCATGGTCGGCGTCGGGATCTTCTTCCTCGGACACACGGCGTACTACCTCGAGTCGAGCTTGCACGGTCTCGCCGCGCTGACGGTGTTCGGCGTCGCTCCGGTCGCCCAGCTGCTCACCGGGACGGGACAGGTGCTGGCCGGCGATCGGTGGGTCGCGATCGCGTCGATCTGGCTCGGTGTCACCCACCTGCTCGGTTGGCTCGGCTGGCTCCTCGTTCGTTCTACGGCGCCAGACCCGGGGCGCTGGTTCGCCGTCCCGGAGTTCGTCGCCGCCGTCGCCTTCGGCGCCTGGATACTGATCCTCGCGAGAACGGCTGCCGCTCGGTCAGGGACTCGAGGCGGGTCCTGA
- a CDS encoding PQQ-binding-like beta-propeller repeat protein, whose translation MPRNDTSNPDDPMLGEPDDDLEVTLGIDQLQRFLSADDPDVRTYAASTLAGEAADRPREVCSAVPALIDRLEDEPSVRANATAALAAIATEHPAEVAAGVPALTDRLEGSTAVRVDAVDALAAISDAEPAALLESVEALAAVVSAEEEDQDDHEDEDAFVCRRATAALAAVADADPGAVRPVAASIAAVAHHEDEMVREHAVRALRAVAESDPTALAATTDAATPLLERLDDYGAIRADAMAALRALAVQDDPTPIAVEPVAERLDDENRSVREDAAHTLLAVAAETPARASTALDPLTAALADAPSIREPTIHALRHVATADPALSGLESSVPPVTDRLTDVQTAVRTDAAATLRAVADERPATVQSSVGALAAVLEDDVIETREHAAAAIEAVAEEHPDAVAPVVADLAARLDDEDEDGDGDGDGDEDEDEDEASVRANVARALAAVAAVDPDAVRAVVPSLTACLDEPNESVRRPTAHALGAIARDGAVDQGVVERSLAQLETGRGDEIDTWQQGHAARSLAEVAEAQVAGVHPAVRSLSTRLAADDVAVRRAASRDLAGVATERPRDVRSAVEPLAASLEDDDASVRNNAAIALRRLGEAYPEDVRSALGALFGAVDDPDRTVRTNVVAALTTIGPDGDRVRSPARALAVAETTADDASIRTGALEALGVLLPETGDETIAVVDAVLDRLADDCRPAERSAALEALETILTRPIETDPTPTEAVLDQFDDGSGARTTALARSLADLARVDTAIVEPLASSLLERLADAERLERQAHLRTLSAVADGSDRAVVALLLDRPGDRPMEAVAADLATLAVVEPGAVSQDADAVADLLEHETPAVRGYATLSLATVAVLENDSTLETEFDAVEDRLVDAASLVAGGETPTHTDAINNQLSGLGRRVDGDPWAAGTAVLALSVLADCSERLRPTAISKIAAGLAVDSPVVRVTTARTLAAVAEDDDGGFESSASALVDALEDEDDSVRAFAIRALSALAPRGDVNLAAARDTLVARLADPDSRVREQACHGLGFVGVEPSILEPLGADPVPAVAEAAVRAQNRATSAHEPIDDHDEWGDWSAARADAARTGAVPDGNPLSSAVDVQWRFDPDVRTTAPTVVGDTVYVGTGSGRVLAISLETGDERWGYQTDGIVTGPPAVVADEVYAASADGTMYALERETGERSWQYRLDATCRVAPAVADGTVYAADDDGSVYALEAESGRVEWTFATDETVAVAEVAVTGGGVFAGTTDGVVRRIDGKSGSLEWTRDLRAAVDVEDDGGRGGDEDANAEETSYLAATDDLVVATDGDSLYALEAADGAIRWRFDTGGALEAPAVARGTVYVASADLSVYAVDLASGVERFRFDTGGATPTAPAVVDGTCCVGTDEGVIYALDATDGAARWRYDTETGAALEGLTVASGLLCTAGPGGIAALGDDQSSWADRIGFSGLFTRFGANQ comes from the coding sequence ATGCCACGAAACGACACTTCGAACCCGGACGACCCCATGCTCGGGGAGCCGGACGACGACCTCGAGGTCACCCTCGGGATCGACCAATTACAGCGCTTTCTCTCGGCCGACGACCCCGACGTTCGCACGTACGCGGCCAGCACGCTCGCCGGTGAGGCGGCCGACCGACCGCGCGAGGTCTGCTCGGCAGTTCCGGCACTGATCGACCGACTCGAGGACGAACCGTCGGTTCGCGCCAACGCGACGGCGGCGCTCGCAGCAATTGCCACCGAGCACCCGGCAGAAGTCGCGGCTGGCGTTCCGGCGCTGACCGATCGACTCGAGGGATCGACCGCCGTCCGTGTCGACGCCGTCGACGCGCTCGCGGCGATCAGTGACGCAGAACCGGCGGCGTTGCTCGAGTCGGTCGAGGCGCTCGCGGCGGTCGTCTCCGCCGAGGAAGAGGACCAGGACGATCACGAAGACGAAGACGCGTTCGTCTGCCGGCGAGCGACCGCTGCACTGGCGGCCGTCGCCGACGCCGACCCCGGGGCGGTCAGACCCGTGGCAGCCTCGATCGCCGCGGTCGCCCACCACGAGGACGAGATGGTTCGCGAACACGCCGTTCGAGCCCTGCGGGCCGTCGCCGAATCGGACCCGACCGCGCTCGCCGCGACGACCGACGCCGCCACGCCCCTGCTCGAACGGCTCGACGACTACGGAGCGATCCGGGCCGACGCGATGGCCGCACTCCGCGCGCTCGCAGTCCAAGACGACCCCACACCGATCGCCGTCGAACCCGTCGCGGAACGACTCGACGACGAAAACCGAAGCGTCCGTGAGGACGCCGCGCACACGCTGCTGGCGGTCGCAGCCGAGACGCCGGCGCGAGCGTCGACCGCACTCGATCCGCTCACGGCGGCGCTCGCCGATGCCCCCTCGATTCGCGAACCGACCATCCACGCACTCCGGCACGTTGCCACCGCAGACCCCGCGCTGTCGGGTCTCGAGTCGTCCGTTCCGCCCGTCACCGATCGATTGACCGACGTTCAGACAGCCGTCCGTACTGACGCAGCGGCGACCTTGCGTGCCGTCGCCGACGAACGGCCAGCCACCGTGCAGTCGTCGGTCGGCGCGCTCGCTGCAGTCCTCGAGGACGACGTGATCGAAACCCGTGAACACGCTGCCGCCGCAATCGAGGCCGTCGCCGAGGAGCACCCCGACGCCGTCGCGCCCGTCGTGGCGGACCTCGCGGCTCGCCTCGACGACGAGGATGAGGACGGGGACGGGGACGGGGACGGGGACGAAGATGAAGACGAAGACGAGGCGTCGGTTCGGGCGAACGTCGCTCGAGCCCTGGCCGCCGTCGCGGCGGTCGATCCCGACGCCGTTCGCGCCGTGGTTCCCTCCCTCACCGCGTGCCTGGACGAGCCGAACGAGTCGGTCAGACGGCCGACCGCCCACGCGCTCGGTGCCATCGCTCGCGACGGTGCCGTCGATCAGGGGGTCGTCGAACGGTCCCTCGCACAGCTCGAGACGGGACGAGGCGACGAAATCGACACGTGGCAACAGGGTCACGCCGCCCGGTCGCTCGCCGAGGTGGCCGAAGCGCAGGTCGCGGGCGTTCATCCAGCCGTTCGGTCCCTCTCGACCCGGCTCGCAGCCGACGACGTCGCCGTCCGGAGAGCGGCCTCTCGCGACCTCGCCGGCGTCGCCACGGAACGGCCACGAGACGTTCGTTCGGCCGTCGAACCGCTGGCGGCCAGCCTCGAGGACGACGACGCGAGCGTCCGCAACAACGCCGCGATCGCCCTCCGGAGACTGGGGGAGGCCTACCCCGAGGACGTTCGGTCGGCGTTGGGCGCACTATTCGGAGCGGTAGACGATCCCGACCGAACTGTCCGAACGAACGTCGTCGCCGCACTCACCACGATCGGTCCCGATGGCGATCGCGTTCGATCGCCGGCCCGGGCACTGGCTGTCGCCGAAACGACCGCCGACGACGCCTCGATTCGAACCGGCGCACTCGAGGCCCTCGGCGTGTTGCTCCCGGAGACTGGCGACGAAACGATTGCCGTCGTCGACGCCGTTCTCGATCGACTCGCCGACGACTGTCGACCAGCCGAACGGAGTGCCGCGCTCGAAGCCCTCGAAACCATCCTCACGAGACCCATCGAGACCGATCCGACGCCGACCGAGGCCGTCCTCGACCAGTTCGACGACGGGTCGGGGGCGAGGACGACCGCCCTGGCCCGTTCGCTGGCCGACCTCGCTCGCGTCGATACGGCCATCGTGGAACCGCTCGCCTCGAGCCTGCTCGAGCGACTGGCGGACGCCGAGCGTCTCGAACGCCAGGCCCACCTTCGAACCCTCTCGGCCGTCGCCGATGGATCGGATCGGGCCGTCGTGGCGCTCCTCCTCGATCGTCCAGGTGATCGACCGATGGAAGCAGTCGCGGCCGACCTCGCGACGCTCGCCGTGGTCGAGCCGGGAGCAGTGAGCCAGGATGCAGATGCCGTCGCCGACCTCCTCGAACACGAGACGCCGGCCGTTCGCGGCTACGCGACGCTCTCACTCGCGACCGTCGCCGTCCTCGAGAACGACTCGACGCTCGAGACGGAGTTCGACGCCGTCGAGGATCGACTGGTCGACGCCGCGTCGCTCGTGGCCGGCGGGGAAACGCCGACGCATACCGACGCGATCAACAATCAGCTCTCGGGGCTCGGCCGCCGCGTCGACGGCGATCCCTGGGCGGCCGGAACGGCAGTGCTCGCACTGTCGGTGCTCGCCGACTGCTCGGAGCGGTTGCGACCCACAGCGATCTCGAAAATCGCCGCCGGCCTCGCCGTCGATTCGCCCGTGGTTCGGGTTACGACAGCCCGAACCCTCGCAGCGGTCGCCGAAGACGACGACGGCGGGTTCGAGTCGAGCGCCTCGGCGCTCGTGGACGCGCTCGAGGACGAAGACGACAGCGTTCGAGCGTTCGCAATTCGCGCGCTGTCCGCACTGGCACCTCGCGGCGACGTGAACCTCGCGGCGGCGAGAGACACCCTCGTCGCCCGGTTGGCCGATCCCGACAGCCGCGTCAGGGAACAGGCGTGTCACGGCCTCGGATTCGTGGGCGTCGAGCCGTCGATCCTCGAGCCGCTCGGAGCCGATCCAGTCCCGGCCGTCGCCGAGGCCGCCGTTCGAGCCCAGAACCGGGCGACGAGTGCGCACGAACCCATCGACGACCACGACGAGTGGGGCGACTGGAGCGCCGCTCGAGCCGACGCCGCACGGACCGGGGCCGTTCCCGACGGCAACCCGCTCTCGTCGGCGGTCGACGTCCAGTGGCGGTTCGATCCGGACGTGCGAACGACCGCACCGACTGTCGTCGGCGACACCGTCTACGTCGGCACCGGCAGCGGTCGCGTACTGGCAATCTCGCTCGAGACCGGCGACGAGCGCTGGGGGTATCAAACCGACGGCATCGTGACCGGGCCGCCCGCTGTCGTCGCCGACGAGGTCTACGCCGCGAGCGCTGACGGGACGATGTACGCGCTCGAGCGGGAGACCGGCGAACGAAGCTGGCAGTACCGGCTGGACGCGACCTGCCGGGTCGCCCCGGCCGTCGCCGATGGAACCGTCTACGCGGCCGACGACGACGGATCGGTGTACGCCCTCGAGGCCGAGTCGGGCCGCGTCGAGTGGACGTTCGCGACCGACGAGACCGTGGCCGTCGCGGAGGTCGCGGTCACCGGCGGTGGCGTCTTCGCCGGAACCACGGACGGCGTCGTTCGACGCATCGACGGCAAATCCGGCTCGCTCGAGTGGACGCGCGACCTCCGGGCAGCGGTCGACGTCGAGGACGACGGCGGCCGCGGCGGCGACGAGGACGCGAACGCCGAGGAAACTAGCTATCTCGCCGCCACGGACGACCTCGTCGTCGCCACGGACGGCGACAGCCTCTACGCCCTCGAGGCGGCCGACGGCGCGATTCGCTGGCGATTCGACACGGGCGGCGCCCTCGAGGCCCCGGCGGTTGCCCGCGGAACGGTCTACGTCGCCAGCGCCGATCTGAGCGTGTACGCGGTCGACCTGGCCTCGGGCGTCGAACGGTTCCGGTTCGACACCGGTGGAGCGACGCCGACCGCACCGGCCGTCGTCGATGGCACCTGCTGTGTCGGCACCGACGAGGGGGTCATCTACGCACTCGATGCGACCGACGGCGCGGCACGGTGGCGATACGACACCGAAACCGGGGCGGCCCTCGAGGGGCTGACGGTGGCGAGCGGGCTGCTGTGTACCGCCGGCCCCGGCGGTATCGCCGCCCTCGGCGACGACCAGTCCTCGTGGGCCGATCGCATCGGGTTCTCCGGGCTGTTCACCCGGTTCGGCGCGAACCAGTAG
- a CDS encoding DUF2062 domain-containing protein, whose amino-acid sequence MQDRVRHALRTAWEEEHTPHEVATSFAIGIFVTALPTGGLGIGSFFLFAYWWSWISKPAIFSSVAVLNPAIKPAVYLGSFYVGATLFGTDPLIATRWTHLETALLLIQLLLIGNLILAVVLAGVAYVAAYYLVRNYVERADQQTASPASDLPTPFWRK is encoded by the coding sequence GTGCAGGACCGGGTACGGCACGCGCTCCGGACGGCGTGGGAAGAGGAACACACGCCCCACGAGGTCGCGACGAGTTTTGCCATCGGCATCTTCGTCACGGCCCTGCCGACCGGTGGGCTCGGAATCGGCTCGTTTTTCCTGTTCGCGTACTGGTGGTCCTGGATCTCGAAGCCCGCGATCTTCTCCTCCGTGGCCGTCCTGAATCCCGCCATCAAACCCGCCGTCTACCTCGGAAGTTTCTACGTCGGTGCGACCCTCTTCGGCACCGATCCCCTCATCGCGACCAGGTGGACACACCTCGAGACCGCCCTGCTGTTGATCCAGCTCCTGCTCATCGGAAATCTCATCCTCGCAGTGGTGCTCGCCGGCGTCGCCTACGTCGCGGCGTACTATCTGGTCCGGAACTACGTCGAGCGCGCCGACCAGCAGACGGCCTCCCCGGCCAGCGACCTCCCCACTCCGTTCTGGCGGAAGTAG